TCTTTACCGTGGGGGAGCAAGTGGCAGAAGGGATCCGACACCACCAAAAGGTTTCCAAGCGGGAGGCGTGGGAGCGAGCTATTGAAGGCCTCAGGCGGGTTAAAATTCCTGATCCTGCCCGGCGCGCGCAAGAGTATCCTCACCAGCTTTCAGGGGGAATGCGTCAGCGCGTGATGATAGCCATGGCACTCGCCTTGAATCCGAAGCTCCTGATCGCAGACGAGCCCACCACGGCGCTTGACGTGACCATTCAGGCGCAGATCCTTGAGCTCCTCCTCGCTCTCAAGGAGGAGATGAAAATGGCAGTCCTACTCATCACGCACGATCTCGGGGTCGTCGCGGAAACCGCCGAAAGGGTGGTGGTGATGTATGCAGGCCGGGTGGTGGAGGAGGCCTCTGTTCAGCAACTCTTTGACAACCCCCTTCATCCTTACACCCGCGGCCTCTTAGAATCCTTGCCCAAGTTAGAGGCCGGAAAGGGGCGACAACGCCTGGTGGCCATCCCCGGTCTAGTCCCTAATCTCCTGGAGCTCCCCCGCGGATGCAAGTTTGCACCCCGGTGTCCGAAGGTGATAGCGGAATGTTGGCCGACGGAGCCGGAGCTTCGAGAGGTGCGTCCAGGACACTGGGCCCGTTGCATCCTGGCATAGTCACGACAGATGGATCCGTTGCTTGAGGTCAAAGATCTGAGGAAATACTTCCCCGTCAAAAGGGGGGTTGGGGAGCGGGTCGCGCTACGCGCGGTGGACGGGGTGAGCTTTGAGATCCGCCGTGGCGAGACCTTGGGCCTGGTGGGGGAGTCCGGGTGCGGCAAATCGACCCTCGCACGCCTCATCCTCAGGCTTGTCGAGCCGACTGCCGGGGAGGTCTATTTTGGGAAGACGTCTGTCTTCCAGACGAACAAGGAGGAAATGCGCCAGCTCCGTCGCAAGATGCAGATCGTCTTCCAGGATCCCTATTCCTCCTTGAACCCCCGGATGCCGGTGGAGGAGATCGTGGGGGAGGGGCTGACCATCCACGGACTCGCCAAAGGAACGGAAAAGAAAAACCGGGTGGCAGAGCTTTTGGAAATGGTGGGACTCGGCCGGGAACATATGGGCCGCTATCCCCATGAGTTCAGCGGCGGCCAACGACAGCGGATCGGGATTGCCCGGGCACTGGCGGTGGAACCGGAATTCTTGATTGCGGACGAGCCGGTCTCCGCCTTAGACGTCTCCATTCAGGCGCAGGTCATCAATCTCTTCCAGGATCTCCAAACGGAACTCGGGCTGACCTACCTTTTCATTGCTCACGACCTTAGGGTGGTAAAGCACATCAGCGATCGGGTCGCCGTCATGTACCTCGGTCAGATTGTGGAGATAGCGGAGGGGGATGAGCTTTACCAGAACCCTCTGCATCCTTATACCCAGGCACTCCTGTCCGCCATCCCGGTGACAGATCCTCAAACTAAGAAGCAGCGGATTGTCGTCGAAGGGGATCCGCCCAGTCCCATCCATATACCATCCGGCTGCCGGTTCCATCCCCGCTGCCCCAAACGGTTTGAGCGGTGCGATCAGGAGGCACCGGTCCTCCGAGAGGTTTCCTCCGGTCATTGGGTGAGCTGCCACTTGTACTGAGAGACGAGACAAGCCAGACGACCTGTGATGAAGATCCGTCGGCTAGGGCAGGGTGGACGTTGGTTCGCGCGTCGGATTCTCTTGCGTGCGCAAACGGTGCTATGATATATGCACACCCATAACCGGACGGGTGGAACATGGCAAAACTAAAGCTGATCACGTTTGGTTGTCAGGCGAATGAAGCAGACTCAGAGAAGATCGCCGGCGTTCTCGCCGAGGAGGGCTTCGATCTCACGGAGACGGCGGAGGACGCAGACCTCATCCTCCTCAATACCTGTAGCATCCGAGAGAAAGCCGAGCATAAGGTCTACAGCCTTCTCGGTACCTTTCAGAGGCTTAAGGCACAAAACCCTCGCCTCAAAATCGGCCTCTGTGGCTGCTTAGCTCAGCGAGAGGGAGAGAGGCTGAAGACGCGTTTTCCCTATCTCGACCTGGTAGCCGGCCCCGGAGCCATGATATACCGTATCCCAAGTCTCCTGAAAGGCGGTTCCAACGGACCGGTTCTTCCTCGGCCGAAGGAGCCGCTCCCCCTCTACACTCAATCTCCCCGTCCTCGGCGGGAGAGTACGTGCAAAGCCTGGGTCAGCATCATGGAGGGTTGCAATTACCTGTGTACCTTCTGTGTCGTCCCGTATACCCGAGGACCGGAGCGGAGCCGTCCTCCCGGGGATATCATGGCAGAGGTAGAAGAGTTGTTGAGACAGGGATACAAAGAAATCACCCTGCTCGGGCAGACCGTCAACGCATACGGCAAGAATTTGAAACCCCGGACACGTTTTTCTGACCTTCTCAAAGCGATCGATACCTTGTCAGGAGGAAGAATTCGGGTTCGCTTCATGAGCTCTCACCCGAAGGATCTTACCCCGGATCTCATTGAGGCAATTGCCAGCTTGGATAGCGTCTGCGAACACCTGCATCTGCCGGTTCAGGCAGGCTCCGACCGGGTGCTAAAGCGCATGGGCCGGCTCTATACCCGAGAGGACTATTTGGTAAAAGCGCGGGCGCTGAGAGAGGTGGTACCGGACATTGCTCTCTCTACTGACTTTATCGTCGGCTTTCCTGGGGAAAGCGAAGAGGATTTTCGTGAAACGCTGAGCCTCTTAGAGGAGGTTCGCTTTGATAGTCTCTTTGCCTTCAAGTACTCACCTCGGCCCCTCACCCCTGCCGCGATCCATCCTCATCAGGTCCCGGAAGAGGTCAAGACCGATCGGTTAAATCTGCTCCTCAAACGCCATGATCAGATTGCGTTAGAGCAGAATACGGGACGAGTGGGCACGATCGAAGAGGTCTTGGTGGAAGAGGGACCAAACACAAAACTCCAACGCTCAGCTACGGGGCGAAGCCGGCGGAATCAACTCGTCCACTTCTCGGAAGAATACCTCCCACCCGGCCTTACGGTTTCTGCTGTTATCACTGAGGCTTATAGCCACTACCTTAAAGCAAAAAGTCGATAAGTCCTTCCATGTAGCCTTGATTTTGCTTTGTCGCCCCCCGGACAAGCGGGGGGAGGCCGTAACAGGCGGTAAAGAAAAGGTTTGACACGGGATAGTGCTTCTCGCTATGATACATATGGTTGAGCCGACATTCTTCAAGAAGAGTCTATGAAAAAGTATAATTTTCTGCCTGGCGCTCCCACCCCCCAAGGAGGGAGTGCCACTCCCCCGGAAAGGCTCAGCCCTCAGGCCAAGCGATTGGCGATCATCGGTGGAATTGGGGTACTTCTTTTAGGTGCCGCATACTTGTATACCACCTATTTTCAAGAGGTAACACCGCCGCCGCCCTCTCCGCGGACCGCACGGAGGGCCAGCCCGACCACGTCTCCCCCGAAGCCCATTACACCCCCGATGGCAAAGCCAGAGGTACAGAGACCGCAGGTGGCAACGAAGGTACCCGAGCCAAAGCAGCGGATGGGAGGGGCCCTTCGGAAAGCGAAAAGTCCCCGGACAGAGGCGCCGCCGAAACAGATCAGACCAGCGGAGGGCCCGCGCGAGCGCCCTCAGCCAAACGAAAGCCGCCCCGAAAGGGTCAAATCGGCTGAGGCCGTGCAGGAGCGACCAAAGCGAACTGAAACGGTACCTCGTGCAGAAAAACCCCCAACACAGACTCGCACACAGAAACCTTCCAGCCCAAAGCTTCAGGCCAATCCAGTCCAGGGGAGGGGGCAGTTTACTGTTCAAGTCGCCTCTTTGGTCATAAATCAAAATGCTTTGGCTCTCAAGAACCAACTGGAAGAGCTTGGATACACTCCGGTTGTTCACATGACTACTGCCCCGATTTCCCAGCATCGCGTCTACGTGGGAGACTTTAGCAGCCACGAAGAAACAGAGCGGATGGCCAGGAGACTGAACGTGGATGGCTTTCCCTCAAACCTAGTCCAGGGTGGGGACGGAAAGTTTCGTCTGCAGGTCGGGTCATACTATAATCTGAACAGGGCTATCGACTTAGCCCATACTCTCCAAGAGAAGAAGTACACCCCCAAGATTGACTCCAAGGCGGTGCCCACTTCGGTGCATCAGGTGCGGGTCGGGGAGTACGAGAGTCGCGCTGAGGCCTTCAAATCTCTTGAGGCTCTCAAAAAGCAGGGATTTGCCCCGATTATTGTAAAGAGATAAATTGCTTCTCCTAGGACCCACGGAAGGGGAGGCGTGTTGACGGGTCCTCAGGGGCCGAAGAGAAAAGGAGGGTAAAAGATGACCAAAGCAGACCTCGCTGCGCTCGTGGCAGAGAAAGGGTTAACCAAAAAACAGGCAATGGAGGCGGTGGAGGCTACCTTCGAGGCCATCAAGGATGCCTTGAGTAAAGGGGAGAAGATCCAATTGGTTGGATTCGGATCTTTTCAAGTCCGGGCCAAGCGAGCCCGAAAAGGACGGAATCCCCAAACGGGATCGGAGATAGTTATCTCTGCCCGCAAGATACTCAAATTCAAGCCGGGCAAGGCCCTTCAGCAGTCCGTAAACGTCCAGGGCTAGCCCTAGAGGATGAAGAGGGTGGCGAACCAGACACGGAGAAACCTTTCCTCGGCTCGGCGGGAGGCCAGGCGGGGACTCCTGAGGGAGGTTCGGAGGAAGGAGCCGATTCCGGACAAGCTGTATTTCCGGATCGGTGAGGTGGCTCGCCTCACCGGAGTCCAGCCCTATATTTTGCGGTATTGGGAGTCGGAGTTCCCCCTTCTCCAACCGAAGAAGAGCGGAACGGGCCAACGGCTCTACCGGAAGCGGGACATCGAAATCATTTTCAAGGTCAAGGAGCTCTTGTACGATCTACGTTACACCATCGCCGGAGCGAGACGCCGGCTTCAAGAAGAGACGGAGCCAGCGAATCTCCTCGAGCAGGTTCGACGAATCCGGGAGGGACTGGAGGCCCTTGGAACGCTTTTGGATCGATCATAGCTTCCCTGCAAGTCGGGGCGTAGCGCAGCCTGGTAGCGCACTGGCATGGGGGGCCAGTGGTCGCCCGTTCGAATCGGGTCGCCCCGACCAGCACCCATGTTGATGGGCATACCATGAGTCCTGCAGGGTTCCCTCCTTTCCAATTCTTAGAGCATCATGCCAGAACGGCCGATAATCCTGGTCACCAACGATGACGGTATCTACTCCCCTGGGCTTAAGGCGTTAGCCGCGGCCCTGGAAGAGATCGGAGAGGTGCATGTGATCGCTCCCGATCGAGAGCGGAGTGCAGCTGGGCACGCACTCACGCTCCACAAGCCCCTCCGGGCCACGGAAATTGCCCCCCGTTGGTACGCAGTGGATGGCACCCCGACCGACTGCGTGCCGCTCGGGGTCATGGGAATACTCAAGGAAAAGCCAGACCTCCTGGCCTCGGGAATCAATCTCGGGGCAAATCTGGGTGACGATATCACGTACTCTGGTACCGTTTCTGCCGCGTTTGAGGGAACACTCCTAGGTATTCCTTCTTTTGCCATCTCGGCGGTCGAACCCCTGAGGCAGGATTTGAGTGCCGCGGCGGCTTTCGCAGCACGCCTAGCCGTGGTTATCCTGGAACGAGGTCTCCCTCCGGACACTTTGTTAAACGTCAACGTCCCCCCCGGAGAGTTGAATGGAGTAAAGGTCACCCGGCAGGGAAAGCGGAGTTACAACGAACTCATCGTGGAAAAAATTGACCCGCGGGGGAAGACCTATTACTGGATTGGG
This DNA window, taken from Candidatus Methylomirabilota bacterium, encodes the following:
- a CDS encoding ABC transporter ATP-binding protein, which encodes MRTNGTLLTVEDLQTHFFTEEGVVRAVDGINLSIRPGETLGLVGESGCGKTVTALSILRLIPDPPGRIVGGTISLEGKDLVRLPEEEIRAIRGRVISMIFQEPMTSLNPVFTVGEQVAEGIRHHQKVSKREAWERAIEGLRRVKIPDPARRAQEYPHQLSGGMRQRVMIAMALALNPKLLIADEPTTALDVTIQAQILELLLALKEEMKMAVLLITHDLGVVAETAERVVVMYAGRVVEEASVQQLFDNPLHPYTRGLLESLPKLEAGKGRQRLVAIPGLVPNLLELPRGCKFAPRCPKVIAECWPTEPELREVRPGHWARCILA
- a CDS encoding dipeptide ABC transporter ATP-binding protein — its product is MDPLLEVKDLRKYFPVKRGVGERVALRAVDGVSFEIRRGETLGLVGESGCGKSTLARLILRLVEPTAGEVYFGKTSVFQTNKEEMRQLRRKMQIVFQDPYSSLNPRMPVEEIVGEGLTIHGLAKGTEKKNRVAELLEMVGLGREHMGRYPHEFSGGQRQRIGIARALAVEPEFLIADEPVSALDVSIQAQVINLFQDLQTELGLTYLFIAHDLRVVKHISDRVAVMYLGQIVEIAEGDELYQNPLHPYTQALLSAIPVTDPQTKKQRIVVEGDPPSPIHIPSGCRFHPRCPKRFERCDQEAPVLREVSSGHWVSCHLY
- the miaB gene encoding tRNA (N6-isopentenyl adenosine(37)-C2)-methylthiotransferase MiaB, which produces MAKLKLITFGCQANEADSEKIAGVLAEEGFDLTETAEDADLILLNTCSIREKAEHKVYSLLGTFQRLKAQNPRLKIGLCGCLAQREGERLKTRFPYLDLVAGPGAMIYRIPSLLKGGSNGPVLPRPKEPLPLYTQSPRPRRESTCKAWVSIMEGCNYLCTFCVVPYTRGPERSRPPGDIMAEVEELLRQGYKEITLLGQTVNAYGKNLKPRTRFSDLLKAIDTLSGGRIRVRFMSSHPKDLTPDLIEAIASLDSVCEHLHLPVQAGSDRVLKRMGRLYTREDYLVKARALREVVPDIALSTDFIVGFPGESEEDFRETLSLLEEVRFDSLFAFKYSPRPLTPAAIHPHQVPEEVKTDRLNLLLKRHDQIALEQNTGRVGTIEEVLVEEGPNTKLQRSATGRSRRNQLVHFSEEYLPPGLTVSAVITEAYSHYLKAKSR
- a CDS encoding SPOR domain-containing protein, whose translation is MGGALRKAKSPRTEAPPKQIRPAEGPRERPQPNESRPERVKSAEAVQERPKRTETVPRAEKPPTQTRTQKPSSPKLQANPVQGRGQFTVQVASLVINQNALALKNQLEELGYTPVVHMTTAPISQHRVYVGDFSSHEETERMARRLNVDGFPSNLVQGGDGKFRLQVGSYYNLNRAIDLAHTLQEKKYTPKIDSKAVPTSVHQVRVGEYESRAEAFKSLEALKKQGFAPIIVKR
- a CDS encoding integration host factor subunit alpha encodes the protein MTKADLAALVAEKGLTKKQAMEAVEATFEAIKDALSKGEKIQLVGFGSFQVRAKRARKGRNPQTGSEIVISARKILKFKPGKALQQSVNVQG
- a CDS encoding MerR family transcriptional regulator; this translates as MANQTRRNLSSARREARRGLLREVRRKEPIPDKLYFRIGEVARLTGVQPYILRYWESEFPLLQPKKSGTGQRLYRKRDIEIIFKVKELLYDLRYTIAGARRRLQEETEPANLLEQVRRIREGLEALGTLLDRS
- the surE gene encoding 5'/3'-nucleotidase SurE; translated protein: MPERPIILVTNDDGIYSPGLKALAAALEEIGEVHVIAPDRERSAAGHALTLHKPLRATEIAPRWYAVDGTPTDCVPLGVMGILKEKPDLLASGINLGANLGDDITYSGTVSAAFEGTLLGIPSFAISAVEPLRQDLSAAAAFAARLAVVILERGLPPDTLLNVNVPPGELNGVKVTRQGKRSYNELIVEKIDPRGKTYYWIGGGEPTWEHLGGTDYEMVVEGKVSITPLHLDLTNYIATEALKNWEGSLE